One region of Rhizoctonia solani chromosome 9, complete sequence genomic DNA includes:
- a CDS encoding Retrotransposable element Tf2 protein, whose translation MAQLCSTKVFTKLDLQWVYNNVQVKEGNEWKTKFQTKYGLYKSLVMTFGLTNAPAAFQHFMNKLFKDLLDVCVIIYLDDILIYSKDDASHNQHIHKVLKRLMENQLFCKASKCTFHVTSVEYLGIIVLDKGFSLDKLKIQAVQEWPVPTKVKEVQSFLGFANFLHQFVANFSHMARLLHNLVKKETPWKWDTKEQEAFQGLKEAITNALVLCHANPTKPYFLETDTSGATLGSILSKCQEDSHLHPLGFLSESFKGAEQNYNTHNKELLAIIRSFEYWCIFLEGMAHPITVFTDHQNLEYWKESRTFNCQHAQWHLLLARYNFQIVYHPSKQSSKPDALSCQPDHANVPPVNQTMLPNPVFANIALVLPEKELQRQIELSLDQDKSLEEILQFLQNKSKAPPSIKCTFKDYIMEAGLLFYQGRIVVPDMGTLRTEILQIFHDSPLAGHPGRQQTLELVSYSCETCQQIRKPKCASIPPQPLKIPSRPWQHVSYDMIVDLPKDGNHNSILVIMDSFTKYSIFVKCSKKLKAPELAELFLENVWKQHRMPEKTVLDRGGCSITGP comes from the exons atggcccagctctgcagcaccaaggtcttcaccaaattaGACTTACAATGGgtttacaacaatgtccaagttaaagaaggcaatgaatggaaaaccaagTTCCAAACCAAGTACGGATTGTACAAGTCCCTAGtaatgacctttggcctgacaaatgcCCCCGCTGCGttccaacactttatgaacaagcTATTCAAGGACCTACTGGACGTCTGTGTCATCATCTACttagatgacatcctaatttactcaaaggatgacgccTCCCATAATCAACACATCCACAAGGTCTTGAAACGGCtaatggaaaaccaactGTTTTGTAAAGCATCaaaatgcaccttccatgtAACAtcagtggaatacctggggatTATTGtattggacaaaggatttagcctggataagctcaaaatccaggcagtccagGAATGGCCAGTTCCCAcaaaagtcaaggaagttcAATCATTTCTTGGCTTTGCTAATTTCCTCCaccaatttgttgccaacttcagtcacatggcTAGACTgctacacaacctagtcaagaaggaaacaccatggaaatgggatactaaggaacaggaagccttccaagggCTAAAAGAAGCCATAACCAATGCCCTGGTCCTCTGCCATGCCAACCCAACAAAACcatacttcctggaaacagacacATCTGGAGCCACACTAGGATCCATCCTCAGCAAATGCCAGGAAGacagccacctccacccactagggttcctatcagaatcattcaaaggtgctgaacaaaactacaacacccacaataaggaactctTGGCAATAATacgctcctttgagtattggtgcatcttcctggaagggatGGCACACCCAATCACAGTCTTCACAGATCACCAAAACttagagtactggaaggagtctagaaccttcaattgtcagcatgcacaatggcacctctTGCTAGCCagatacaacttccaaattgtatacCACCCCAGTAAACAATCCAGCAAACCAGATGCTCTCTCCTGCCAGCCTGACCATGCCAATGTTCCCCCTGTCAATCAAACTATGTTGCCTAACCCAGTCTTTGCTAACATTGCCCTGGTACTCCCTGAAAAAgagctacaacgccagattgagtTGTCACTTGATCAGGACAAATcactggaagaaatcctccagttcctccagaacaagtccaaggctCCCCCATCAATTAAGTGCACCTTCAAAGACTATATAATGGAGGCAGGGCTACTATTCTATCAGGGGCGCATTGTAGTTCCAGACATGGGCACATTGAGAACAGAGATTCTACAGATCTTCCATGATAGTCCCTTGGCAGGTCACCCAGGCAGACAGCAAACCTTGGAATTGGTTTCTT actcctgtgaaacttgTCAACAGATCAGGAAACCTAAGTGCGCCAGCATTCCCCCTCAACCACTCAAAATACCTAgtagaccctggcaacatgtttcctatgacatgattgtggaccTACCCAAAGACGGAAATCACAACTCTATCCTAGTCATCATGGATAGTTTCACTAAGTATAGTATATTTGtgaaatgctccaaaaagctcaaagccccaGAGCTAGCAGAGTTATTCCTAGAAAATGTCTGGAAACAGCACAGGATGCCTGAAAAAACAGTCTTGGACAGAGGAGGGTGTTCAATAACAGGTCCCtga
- a CDS encoding Retrotransposable element Tf2 protein, with protein sequence MLNGSSSQAGKIWKKAVLTFSLDGKHMTKTFLICNTGSHAAILGLKWLDAHNPEIDWNQHTLMFPHELPKHVAIAKEEEA encoded by the exons atgctcaatgggtcaagctcccaggctggcaaaatctggaagaaggcagtcctaaccttctcccttgatggcaaacataTGACCAAGACTTTCCTTAtatgcaatacagggtctcacgctgctatcttgggattgaaatggttggatgctCATAACCCAGAGATTGACTGGAATCAACACACCCTTATGTTTCCCCATGAACTGCCAAAACACGTGGCtattgccaaagaagaggaagcg tga
- a CDS encoding Transposon Ty3-G Gag-Pol polyprotein, which yields MSRQLRSGRSYDALKEPQVPKQKTQQRKAAGAKANANEQASETNTPGEKSPRESVHILGTGKRQGVALIGNNAVKLALSAYAALTNRAPPIRRVLSWPTPAIKTRMIADSPKEGEAAFPRNAEAAVRVPGEQELTPGGTNRAPAAIRVPETPLTTTRRKDTSLDNNVEGEPLLAQYVVNDNTSKMPSVSSEQRKRRRRKSKGNTRDLIGSPSNESKSMANYEGLTWDEEVQHVNGKDPGGPNTSLPDISKWVNPNWSWLDYIPKSNEQSAETNGESIQVNALIFKVDENYVYNNNKYVEVLRNLRNQDQPESTHSQSQGASPLQVCQTHQVTVEEIDKETEATETSWTRSYVGKGKGKKKPRERIRKRKRPSLGMALDNLEGREPSVTYQGGGYLEGLISPLSVHPAANTENNQETVPRGDRSGARDKTTTRSRRTNPLYSTMESLAPLLRQGGDRERPHTSIPGSDSEPSNSDLSNSDYSSTNKSISSQSAGTTRQQTSCKLEDIVRKLKKQNKQLEKKIVTQARSGYKAQTPKAYKGKADIDKYNMFIFNYKLYLSDTKLSNRKAVLTVSQFLEDKAATWYMMNVAPDPEAYTMETIYVGLYKYCFPPNFKEEVQRQYNQKQQGDLSVQDYFAKLARLCCRLRDINNRQHVLRIWEGAAQYIKVEWALKYMQPETTDIDTLQEAALAAERAHKIKRKIERLGNNKGNPQKERLRSPPRKNNRHPNYRSLANGSNGRNCNHRSGSYNGNGNRTDKRQDKNRHKTQEGGRKEANTRREKLTSEEQDRLKAAGLCYVCQRSGHLAQDCPKFHKAKPLHIRANTELDKLTQLRDRVKVNAVCVGQKNNATTKHIERNAVKIKDNTRKVPNTLVVKAKIEGKSVQVLLDSGCQTDLILSTLVNQLKLDKTALMKPLQVQLAMAGLQGTLHYCAQARIEYQTVNKNRQFDVGNLDNYNVILGTLFLFQHSVRLSFNPYSVYIGLNKALPLDRDHVLQINSLSTEIVGTRMAELREMLREEAAEVCKPVNGMIPLPPMRAINHRIPLIDKTKVYKFQPSRCPEALKSQFESKARNYLESGRWKHSTGLNAIPMLFLPKKKDGKVELQTVLDKRKQNTNTVKLASPLPLPKDILSKVSRHQYKMLLDGKDAYKQICMVKDDVHKTLFHTPMGTMVSCVMQQGNCNAGATYQALMNHIFAPYIGVFMFVYLDNIVIFSDTLEEHVKHIRTILRVLKQERLFLSPNKMQFLAEELHILGHIVDKQGI from the exons ATGAGCAGACAGCTACGCAGTGGGCGCAGCTATGACGCCTTGAAGGAACCCCAAGTTCCTAAACAAAAGACGCAGCAACGCAAGGCCGCTGGGGCAAAGGCCAATGCCAATGAACAGGCATCAGAGACAAACA CTCCTGGGGAAAAAAGCCCCAGAGAGAGCGTACACATATTAGGCACCGGGAAGCGCCAAGGAGTGGCACTCATTGGGAACAACGCGGTCAAGCTAGCCCTGTCTGCCTACGCGGCCCTAACAAATAGGGCCCCACCCATCCGGAGGGTGCTGAGCTGGCCAACACCAGCAATCAAGACCCGCATGATAGCAGATTCCCCCAAGGAAGGGGAAGCAGCGTTTCCTAGGAACGCTGAGGCAGCCGTCAGAGTCCCGGGAGAGCAAGAACTTACTCCTGGAGGAACCAACAGAGCGCCGGCTGCCATTAGAGTGCCAGAGACACCCTTGACAACAACAAGGAGGAAGGACACGTCCTTGGACAACAATGT TGAGGGTGAACCGCTGTTAGCGCAATACGTAGTAAATGACAATACCAGTAAGATGCCCTCTGTTAGTAGTGAGCAAAGGAAGCGCAGGCGCCGTAAGTCCAAGGGTAACACAAGAGACCTGATTGGAAGCCCCAGTAATGAGTCTAAGTCAATGGCTAATTATGAGGGACTTACCTGGGATGAGGAGGTCCAACATGTCAACGGCAAAGACCCGGGTGGCCCAAACACCAGCCTCCCGGACATTAGCAAATGGGTGAATCCCAACTGGTCATGGTTGGACTACATCCCCAAAAGCAATGAGCAGAGCGCTGAGACCAACGGAGAAAGCATACAGGTCAACGCTCTCATATTCAAGGTTGATGAGAACTACGtatacaacaacaacaagtaCGTGGAGGTGCTGCGCAATTTGCGCAATCAAGACCAACCTGagagcacacatagccagtCCCAAGGAGCCAGCCCATTGCAAGTTTGCCAAACACACCAAGTCACGGTGGAggaaattgacaaagagACTGAAGCAACTGAGACTAGTTGGACGCGCTCATACGTTGGTAAAGGAAAGGGCAAGAAGAAGCCTAGGGAAAGGATCAGGAAACGCAAGCGGCCAAGCCTTGGGATGGCACTTGACAACCTAGAAGG CAGGGAACCCTCAGTCACGTACCAAGGAGGTGGATACCTGGAAGGACTTATCAGTCCCTTGTCAGTTCACCCTGCGGCAAATACTGAGAACAATCAAGAAACCGTACCAAGGGGTGATAGGAGCGGGGCTAGAGACAAGACAACAACCCGTAGCAGAAGAACCAACCCATTGTACTCTACAATGGAGTCACTGGCTCCATTGCTTAGACAGGGTGGTGACAGGGAACGCCCGCATACAAGCATCCCAGGAAGTGATTCAGAACCCTCCAACTCAGACTTGTCCAACAGTGACTACAGCTCCACCAACAAGTCTATCTCCTCACAATCCGCAGGGACAACAAGACAGCAAACAAGCTGCAAGTTGGAAGACATAGTCAGAAAACTCAAGAAACAGAACAAACAACTAGAGAAGAAAATTGTGACACAGGCAAGGTCAGGGTACAAGGCCCAGACGCCTAAAGCTTACAAGGGCAAGGCGGACATTGATAAATACAATATGTTTATCTTTAACTATAAACTATACTTGTCAGATACCAAGCTTAGCAACCGCAAGGCCGTCCTCACAGTGAGCCAATTCCTTGAGGACAAGGCGGCAACATGGTACATGATGAATGTAGCGCCAGACCCTGAAGCTTATACAATGGAAACAATATATGTTGGACTTTACAAATATTGTTTCCCCCCCAACTTCAAGGAGGAGGTGCAACGTCAGTATAACCAGAAGCAGCAAGGGGACCTGAGCGTTCAGGACTACTTTGCCAAGCTGGCTAGGCTCTGTTGCAGACTTAGGGATATCAACAATAGACAACACGTTCTGAGAATCTGGGAAGGCGCCGCGCAGTATATTAAGGTTGAATGGGCTCTAAAATACATGCAGCCGGAAACTACAGACATAGATACACTGCAAGAAGCGGCATTGGCAGCAGAAAGGGCACATAAGATCAAACGGAAAATTGAAAGGTTGGGAAACAACAAGGGAAATCCACAGAAAGAGCGGTTGCGTAGCCCCCCCAGGAAGAACAACCGCCATCCTAATTACAGAAGCTTGGCTAATGGATCAAACGGGAGGAACTGCAACCATAGAAGTGGGAGCTACAATGGTAATGGTAACAGGACAGACAAGCGCCAAGACAAGAATAGACACAAAACGCAAGAAGGAGGGCGCAAAGAGGCAAACACAAGGAGGGAGAAACTCACAAGTGAAGAACAAGACAGACTAAAGGCTGCTGGGCTATGCTACGTGTGCCAGAGGTCAGGACATCTGGCCCAGGACTGCCCAAAGTTCCACAAGGCAAAGCCGTTGCATATACGTGCAAACACA GAGTTGGACAAACTTACCCAGCTGAGAGACAGGGTCAAAGTGAACGCCGTTTGCGTAGGGCAAAAGAACAATGCCACAACAAAGCACATAGAGCGCAATGCGGTCAAGATCAAAGACAACACGCGCAAAGTGCCCAACACGCTGGTGGTCAAAGCAAAGATAGAAGGCAAGTCAGTACAAGTACTGCTGGACTCTGGGTGCCAAACTGACCTAATTTTGTCAACACTGGTCAATCAGCTCAAACTAGATAAGACGGCGCTGATGAAACCGCTGCAAGTTCAGCTGGCAATGGCGGGGTTGCAAGGAACTTTACACTATTGTGCACAGGCTAGAATAGAATATCAGACAGTGAACAAAAACCGTCAGTTTGACGTAGGGAACTTAGATAACTACAATGTGATATTGGGCACGCTGTTCTTATTTCAGCACAGCGTGAGATTGAGTTTCAACCCGTACAGCGTATACATTGGATTGAACAAAGCGCTGCCATTAGACAGAGACCATGTTCTACAGATAAATTCACTATCTACAGAGATTGTGGGTACAAGGATGGCTGAGCTGCGTGAGATGCTCAGGGAGGAGGCAGCAGAAGTATGCAAGCCAGTGAACGGGATGATCCCATTGCCACCTATGAGAGCAATCAATCACAGGATACCACTGATAGACAAGACAAAAGTGTATAAGTTCCAACCATCCAGATGCCCAGAAGCGCTTAAGAGTCAGTTTGAGTCAAAGGCGCGCAACTACCTGGAGTCAGGACGGTGGAAGCATAGCACGGGATTGAACGCAATCCCCATGCTATTcctgccaaagaagaaggATGGAAAGGTGGAACTACAAACTGTACTAGACAAGCGCAAGCAGAACACAAACACGGTTAAGCTGGCGTCACCCCTGCCGCTCCCCAAGGACATCCTGTCCAAGGTTAGTAGACACCAATACAAGATGCTATTAGATGGGAAAGACGCTTACAAACAGATATGCATGGTCAAGGATGACGTGCACAAGACATTATTCCACACGCCAATGGGTACAATGGTCAGTTGCGTGATGCAGCAAGGCAATTGCAATGCCGGGGCAACATACCAAGCGTTAATGAATCACATATTTGCGCCGTACATTGGGGTATTTATGTTTGTATACCTGGACAATATTGTGATATTCTCAGACACGCTGGAGGAACATGTAAAGCATATACGTACCATACTGAGAGTACTCAAACAAGAGAGATTATTCCTGAGCCCTAACAAGATGCAGTTCCTAGCGGAGGAACTGCACATCTTGGGACACATAGTGGACAAGCAGGGCATTTGA
- a CDS encoding Retrotransposon-derived protein PEG10: MSPLYSAHSIQTPTPPPPALVTAATPQFVAVKVDHPDPYKRKVGSEAKQWLTCMLAWVCLNQQMFPTQVEILSFLLMNMEDTAGACAHLHLDLLGSHCTIIQNTDDFKREFLAAFGDPDSTRAAEQKITLLTQTSTCANYITKFHTLAMELDWNNAALRGQFAQGLHWEVSQQIATCKRRPTMLLELQNTALLIDNALQEERASHLPKGIKSGSSSTPNRGMITSQLATTSKKLSNDPNFVLEEECNHCHAKGACIKCGKMGHKFVECRTGWKATPKEDKGKPKETAKIGKESRPESGKD, from the coding sequence ATGTCCCCTCTCTACTCAGCCCATTCCATCCAAACTCCCACGCCTCCCCCTCCTGCTCTGGTTACAGCCGCCACCCCTCAATTTGTGGctgtcaaagtagaccaccctgacCCTTACAAGAGGAAAGTGGGAAGTGAGGCCAAGCAGTGGTTGACCTGCATGCTTGCGTGGGTCTGCCTAAACCAACAGATGTTCCCCACTCAGGTGGAAATCCTATCATTCTTGCTTATGAACATGGAGGACACGGCTGGTGCATGTGCCCACCTGCATCTAGACCTTTTAGGGTCCCATTGCACAATCATCCAAAACACAGATGACTTCAAAAGGGAATTCCTGGCAGCCTTTGGAGATCCAGATTCCACAAGGGCAGCAGAGCAAAAAATCACATTGCTTACACAGACCAGCACATGTGCCAATTACATCACCAAGTTCCACACCTTGGCTATGGaattggactggaacaatgcaGCCCTTAGGGGTCAATTTgcacaaggcctccactgggaggttaGCCAGCAGATTGCAACCTGCAAACGCCGCCCCACAATGCTCCTAGAGTTGCAGAACACAGCTCTACTTATTGACAATGCTCTTCAAGAAGAAAGGGCCAGCCACCTGCCTAAGGGTATTAAGTCTGGCAGTTCATctacccccaatagggggatGATTACCAGCCAATTGGCCACAACCTCAAAGAAACTTTCCAATGACCCCAattttgtgttggaagaggagTGTAACCACTGCCACGCCAAAGGTGCCTGTATCAAGTGTGGGAAGATGGGGCATAAATTTGTGGAATGCCGCACAGGATGGAAGGCAACCCCCAaagaggacaaggggaagcctaaggaaactgccaagattggcaaagagtctagACCTGAATCAGGAAaggactaa
- a CDS encoding Retrotransposable element Tf2 protein, with amino-acid sequence MLNGSSPQAGKIWKKAQMAFLFDGKRMTETFLICNTGTHTAILGIKWLEAHNPEIDWNLCTLSFPHAPPEHVAFAKEEEADKDPLKGVPPEYHQYAKVFGEEEFNKLLPHRYYNIGIELTKEGPLNLPLYSMTDAKSATLKDWLRDKLKAGKIRPSKSLISFPVMFVPKKDGS; translated from the coding sequence atgctcaatgggtcaagcccccaggcaggaaagatttggaagaaagCCCAGATGGCCTTCCtttttgatggcaaacgcatgACAGAGACCTTTCTGATCTGCAACACTGGAACACACACTGCCATCCTAGGAATCAAATGGTTAGAAGCCCACAACcctgaaattgattggaacttgTGCACACTCTCCTTCCCTCatgcaccaccagaacacgtggcttttgccaaagaggaggaagcagacaaaGATCCCCTGAAGGGAGTACCCCcagaataccaccaatatgcaaaggtgtttggggaagaagagttcaataagcttcTGCCACACAGGTATTACAATATTGGCATAGAACTCACCAAAGAAGGGCCTTTAAACTTGCCCTTGTACAGCATGACAGATGCCAAATCAGCCAccctcaaggactggcttagGGACAAACTTAAGGCAGGAAAGATCCGTCCCAGTAAATCTTTGATCAGCTTCCCTGTTATGTTTgtcccaaaaaaggatggctcctga
- a CDS encoding Transposon Ty3-I Gag-Pol polyprotein, whose protein sequence is MAPLAKRASRNKLFRWGGLEERAFRKVIQLVEEYRDKHWVALRYGLGEDPIYLITDASLTGASRLVSQGKEWQTAAVAAFWLAKFTTAQQNYTVTEQEALAIVASLDKFQPLLYGMKFEVLTDHKALEFLLTQKELNARQVRWLETINEFDCTIRYIKGSQNVLSDALSRIYSEDKKGTEWAASEYMADIDGNNTTGNAHTPTVQLMQPVITGMAAKVAAKSQVTLEGVRQNPACKCVALEQYDPEIPGRGNYRRIGTRAPKRRGTADKANWDPDRREEFDEIMNGSTEARSETRKTESMSSPASVKLEGGNTTGNKVDPMDRSDHRHITQLVSKIDIVSTIAEGYKKDKDYKKIIEEPLQFPQFELCKELIYFSKHG, encoded by the coding sequence ATGGCACCATTGGCAAAGCGCGCAAGCAGAAACAAGCTATTCCGCTGGGGCGGACTGGAAGAGCGGGCATTCCGCAAAGTGATACAGCTTGTAGAAGAATACAGGGACAAACATTGGGTAGCACTGAGATATGGGCTGGGAGAGGACCCAATATACCTGATAACGGATGCAAGCCTAACCGGAGCAAGCAGACTGGTCAGCCAAGGGAAGGAATGGCAGACAGCCGCGGTAGCAGCCTTCTGGTTGGCTAAGTTCACAACGGCGCAACAGAACTACACGGTGACAGAACAGGAGGCCCTGGCCATAGTAGCGTCACTGGACAAGTTCCAGCCACTACTGTATGGCATGAAGTTTGAAGTACTCACTGACCACAAGGCGCTGGAGTTCTTGCTAACCCAAAAGGAACTGAATGCGCGCCAAGTTAGATGGTTAGAAACAATAAATGAATTTGACTGCACTATTAGATACATCAAGGGATCCCAGAACGTGCTGTCGGATGCACTTTCTAGGATATACAGTGAAGACAAAAAGGGAACAGAATGGGCGGCAAGTGAATACATGGCGGACATAGATGGAAACAACACAACGGGGaacgcgcatacacccaccgTACAGTTAATGCAACCTGTGATCACAGGTATGGCAGCAAAAGTAGCGGCCAAGAGCCAAGTAACATTGGAAGGGGTGAGGCAAAACCCAGCTTGTAAATGTGTGGCGCTGGAACAATATGACCCAGAAATCCCAGGAAGGGGCAATTACAGAAGAATTGGGACAAGAGCCCCAAAGAGAAGAGGCACCGCTGATAAAGCAAATTGGGACCCTGATAGAAGGGAAGAATTTGATGAGATCATGAATGGGTCAACAGAAGCCAGGAGTGAAACACGCAAGACTGAATCAATGAGCTCACCAGCAAGCGTCAAGCTGGAGGGCGGGAATACTACAGGAAACAAAGTAGACCCAATGGACAGATCAGACCACAGGCACATAACACAGCTAGTGAGCAAAATAGACATAGTGAGCACAATAGCAGAAGGATACAAGAAGGACAAAGACTACAAGAAAATAATTGAGGAACCATTGCAATTTCCTCAGTTTGAACTCTGCAAGGAACTAATATACTTTAGCAAGCACGGTTGA
- a CDS encoding Transposon Ty3-I Gag-Pol polyprotein — protein sequence MGKPHKLLAQWIRPVVIDGVVKEGATYHVELPEDLRRRRIKAIFHALLLKPHIPYKDRRFPGRNYKQIALLEANDNKWAVEKIVGHCGKGSNTMFKIAWQTGDCTWETYRVVRHLEALKQYFKAIGVKQARDLPWAEGGDTPYDELSDSGSETLEGASIRVLKEGDPEYKHLTTPLLHIKLTELLSLYKRCPTANASNLVGTTTNNKTNHQHINRTSTTKSILGYCGCSTPLRRPASKPSKPVTPKYSKEADKGAWGHA from the coding sequence ATGGGAAAGCCCCACAAGCTATTGGCACAATGGatcaggccagtagtaattgaTGGAGTGGTAAAAGAAGGAGCCACCTACCATGTGGAGCTCCCGGAGGACCTCAGGCGGCGCAGGATCAAGGCAATATTCCATGCATTGCTACTCAAGCCGCATATACCCTACAAGGACCGCAGGTTCCCAGGGAGGAACTACAAGCAAATTGCATTGTTGGAAGCCAATGACAACAAATGGGCAGTAGAGAAAATAGTAGGGCATTGTGGCAAGGGTAGTAACACTATGTTCAAAATAGCGTGGCAAACTGGGGATTGCACTTGGGAAACATACCGTGTGGTCAGGCACTTAGAAGCACTCAAGCAATACTTCAAAGCCATAGGGGTCAAACAAGCTAGGGACCTACCTTGGGCGGAAGGAGGAGACACACCCTATGATGAGCTTAGTGATAGCGGGTCTGAAACCCTGGAGGGCGCAAGCATACGCGTACTTAAGGAGGGAGACCCAGAGTACAAGCACCTCACCACACCACTGTTGCATATCAAGCTCACTGAATTACTATCACTATACAAAAGATGCCCCACGGCCAATGCCAGCAACTTAGTTGGGACCACAACCAACAACAAGACAAACCACCAGCATATCAACAGGACCAGTACAACCAAGTCAATCTTGGGTTACTGCGGCTGCTCAACACCGTTGCGCAGACCAGCCTCAAAACCATCCAAGCCTGTAACCCCCAAGTACAGCAAAGAGGCTGACAAGGGGGCATGGGGCCACGCCTGA